A genomic segment from Vanacampus margaritifer isolate UIUO_Vmar chromosome 3, RoL_Vmar_1.0, whole genome shotgun sequence encodes:
- the lzts3b gene encoding uncharacterized protein lzts3b isoform X2, which produces MKSVGTRTTLPRAPPLSRRCPGDRSCSAERLPRPPATISDGTASSDERGSVSVGTGTCTDRPTETASTTNTECTMAAPNNNSQLECGNAALRREWERERQRERGRDRDRDRDWDRERLDRERERERNRERERERVERERLERERERERERARERERERIEREKIERERERERERERERERERLEGERLEREREMQAAGLDVCGNVMGRGASEKNSVGVNQHQHREKIATRADGENNPAGHNPPKIMAVSGKLEQAMQRDSGLVRPSAFKPVVPKSFHSMQNLVGQAGGAGSEGKSEARGEGFCEGRGGRRGRDGGGGESGEVPEALLLDQESPVRVSRGEGGGNPNEVVQGGMSDSGRNSLTSLPTYTGSGSGCGPPAVLGPLSASTSHINRLGMAGAAAGLDKMEKPGYQNGLCASDSGRSSSGKSSSSYQRLSHMSDAPGPLRPSPSSDDIIQDLEDRLWEKEQEVQHMRRNLDQSEAAIIQVFEEKQRVWERQMDELRQNYASRLQQVTRRAQRSQTALQAQITRLSQDKRRLQEEMAALLAQREELERKCLDYRKEQADILPRLEETKWEVCQKAGEISLLKQQLRESQAEVTQRAGEMVALRGQLKELNAQLREQEEAMLGLKESYSAKSLELEKCEGDLRRTLSEVSILREKLGVFEAEVLSLKRALNEVSRGAEVVISPNLAAAGLLPPWGIVHCPRTPGDQSTSSLPPTADTLLSLQSDEAKAQRQEAQRLQREEAQWQQQQRQDAHAQQDMQLRQDAHLRHEAQLRQDAHLRHEAQLRHEAQLCQEAQQRQQDAHWDEAGELRRQLEQLQAALRLERQQRERQALNFDQERHTWQDEKERVLKYQAQLQLSYVETLQKNQALEKRMSQLGTKPSTTCTVPTTTVTNTSPSSSSGSPPPQSLSALSPQPPPSLPGPITLTLSPPCEDQKGPPSLHQLAPPWAGPSRLERIESTEI; this is translated from the exons ATGAAGTCCGTAGGCACGAGGACCACGCTGCCCCGCGCTCCACCTCTCTCACGCCGTTGCCCTGGTGACCGCAGCTGCAGCGCAGAGCGTCTGCCCCGCCCCCCCGCAACTATATCCGACGGGACGGCCTCTAGCGACGAGCGAGGGAGCGTTAGCGTCGGTACCGGCACCTGTACCGACCGGCCCACTGAAACGGCCTCCACCACCAACACGGAATGTACCATGGCGGCGCCCAACAACAACAGCCAGCTGGAGTGCGGCAACGCGGCCCTCAGGAGGGAGTGGGAGAGGGAGAGGCAACGAGAACGGGGGAGAGACAGGGACCGGGACCGAGACTGGGACCGGGAGAGGTTGGACAGGGAGCGAGAGCGGGAGAGGAACAGGGAGAGAGAGCGGGAACGGGTGGAGAGAGAGCGACtggagcgagagcgagagagggaacGGGAGAGGGCCCGGGAGAGGGAAAGGGAGAGGATCGAGAGGGAGAAGATCGAAAGGGAGCGGGAGCGAGAACgggaaagagagagggagagggaacGAGAGAGGCTGGAGGGGGAACGGCTGGAACGGGAACGAGAGATGCAGGCCGCCGGTCTGGATGTCTGCGGGAACGTCATGGGCCGAGGAGCGAGCGAGAAGAACAGTGTTGGGGTGAACCAGCATCAGCACCGAGAGAAGATAGCGACCAGAGCCGATGGTGAAAACAACCCAGCGGGTCACAACCCACCCAAGATCATGGCGGTGTCAGGAAAACTGGAGCAG gcaATGCAGAGAGACTCCGGCCTTGTCCGTCCCTCTGCCTTCAAACCGGTGGTTCCAAAGAGTTTCCACTCCATGCAGAACCTTGTGGGCCAGGCAGGTGGGGCCGGGAGCGAGGGCAAAAGCGAGGCGAGGGGCGAAGGATTCTGTGAGGGGAGAGGCGGCAGGAGAGGCAGGGATGGTGGAGGGGGAGAGTCAGGAGAAGTGCCGGAAGCCCTGCTCCTGGACCAGGAAAGCCCGGTGAGGGTCAGCAGAGGTGAGGGAGGGGGAAATCCTAATGAGGTGGTTCAGGGGGGTATGTCCGACTCAGGCAGGAACTCTCTGACCAGCCTGCCAACCTACACGGGGTCGGGATCTGGTTGTGGACCTCCGGCCGTACTGGGGCCGCTAAGTGCTTCCACAAGCCACATCAACAGGTTGGGTATGGCCGGGGCAGCAGCGGGCTTGGACAAGATGGAAAAGCCCGGCTACCAG AACGGGCTTTGTGCCTCAGACAGCGGTCGATCTTCATCGGGGAAGAGCTCCTCATCCTATCAGAGGCTGAGTCACATGAGTGACGCACCGGGACCGTTACGCCCCTCCCCTTCCTCGGATGACATCATTCAGGACCTGGAGGACCGCTTGTGGGAGAAAGAGCAAGAG GTGCAGCACATGCGCCGTAACCTGGACCAAAGTGAAGCCGCAATCATTCAGGTGTTTGAGGAGAAGCAGCGTGTGTGGGAGCGACAGATGGACGAGCTGAGACAGAACTATGCCTCGCGCTTGCAGCAG GTCACACGGCGCGCACAGCGCTCGCAGACCGCCCTGCAGGCCCAGATAACCCGTTTGTCCCAAGACAAGAGAAGACTCCAGGAGGAGATGGCAGCCTTGCTCGCCCAGCGAGAGGAGCTGGAGAGAAAGTGTCTGGACTACAGGAAGGAGCAGGCTGACATATTGCCACGTCTGGAGGAGACCAAGTGGGAG GTGTGTCAGAAGGCCGGCGAGATTTCCCTACTGAAGCAGCAGCTGAGGGAAAGCCAAGCGGAGGTGACGCAGCGGGCCGGAGAGATGGTGGCGCTGAGGGGCCAGCTCAAGGAGCTCAACGCCCAGCTGAGGGAGCAGGAGGAGGCCATGCTGGGACTGAAGGAGTCCTACAGCGCCAAGAGTTTGGAGCTGGAGAAGTGCGAGGGCGACTTGAGAAGGACTCTGTCTGAG GTGTCCATCCTGCGAGAGAAGCTTGGTGTTTTCGAGGCAGAGGTGTTGAGTCTAAAACGAGCCCTGAATGAGGTCAGCAGAGGAGCCGAGGTTGTCATAAGCCCAAACTTAGCTGCTGCGGGCCTCTTACCACCCTGGGGAATCGTCCACTGCCCGCGAACTCCCGGCGATCAATCGACCAGCTCCCTCCCCCCTACGGCCGACACCCTGCTGAGTCTTCAGAGTGACGAAGCCAAAGCCCAGAGGCAGGAGGCTCAGAGGCTTCAACGCGAGGAAGCGCAGTGGCAACAGCAGCAGCGTCAGGACGCGCACGCGCAGCAGGACATGCAGCTGCGGCAGGACGCTCACCTGCGCCACGAAGCCCAACTCCGTCAGGACGCGCACCTCCGCCACGAGGCCCAGTTGCGCCACGAGGCCCAGCTCTGTCAGGAGGCCCAGCAGCGGCAGCAGGACGCTCACTGGGATGAGGCGGGAGAGCTGCGCAGACAGCTGGAGCAGCTGCAGGCCGCCCTGCGCCTCGAACGGCAGCAGCGCGAACGCCAGGCCCTCAACTTCGACCAGGAGCGACACACCTGGCAGGACGAGAAGGAGCGGGTGTTGAAATACCAGGCCCAGTTGCAGCTGAGCTACGTGGAGACCCTGCAGAAGAACCAGGCTTTGGAGAAGCGGATGAGCCAGCTGGGAACCAAACCCAGCACCACGTGCACCGTCCCCACCACCACCGTCACCAACACCTCCCCTTCCTCGTCCTCCGGTTCCCCCCCTCCGCAATCGCTCTCGGCTCTGTCTCCTCAACCACCGCCATCTCTCCCCGGCCCCATCACCCTTACCCTGTCCCCGCCCTGCGAAGACCAGAAGGGCCCGCCTTCTCTCCACCAGCTTGCCCCTCCTTGGGCAGGACCTTCACGCCTGGAGAGGATAGAGTCCACCGAAATTTAA
- the lzts3b gene encoding uncharacterized protein lzts3b isoform X1 — protein MGSVGSGVAGEQEFAMKSVGTRTTLPRAPPLSRRCPGDRSCSAERLPRPPATISDGTASSDERGSVSVGTGTCTDRPTETASTTNTECTMAAPNNNSQLECGNAALRREWERERQRERGRDRDRDRDWDRERLDRERERERNRERERERVERERLERERERERERARERERERIEREKIERERERERERERERERERLEGERLEREREMQAAGLDVCGNVMGRGASEKNSVGVNQHQHREKIATRADGENNPAGHNPPKIMAVSGKLEQAMQRDSGLVRPSAFKPVVPKSFHSMQNLVGQAGGAGSEGKSEARGEGFCEGRGGRRGRDGGGGESGEVPEALLLDQESPVRVSRGEGGGNPNEVVQGGMSDSGRNSLTSLPTYTGSGSGCGPPAVLGPLSASTSHINRLGMAGAAAGLDKMEKPGYQNGLCASDSGRSSSGKSSSSYQRLSHMSDAPGPLRPSPSSDDIIQDLEDRLWEKEQEVQHMRRNLDQSEAAIIQVFEEKQRVWERQMDELRQNYASRLQQVTRRAQRSQTALQAQITRLSQDKRRLQEEMAALLAQREELERKCLDYRKEQADILPRLEETKWEVCQKAGEISLLKQQLRESQAEVTQRAGEMVALRGQLKELNAQLREQEEAMLGLKESYSAKSLELEKCEGDLRRTLSEVSILREKLGVFEAEVLSLKRALNEVSRGAEVVISPNLAAAGLLPPWGIVHCPRTPGDQSTSSLPPTADTLLSLQSDEAKAQRQEAQRLQREEAQWQQQQRQDAHAQQDMQLRQDAHLRHEAQLRQDAHLRHEAQLRHEAQLCQEAQQRQQDAHWDEAGELRRQLEQLQAALRLERQQRERQALNFDQERHTWQDEKERVLKYQAQLQLSYVETLQKNQALEKRMSQLGTKPSTTCTVPTTTVTNTSPSSSSGSPPPQSLSALSPQPPPSLPGPITLTLSPPCEDQKGPPSLHQLAPPWAGPSRLERIESTEI, from the exons ATGGGCAGTGTTGGCAGTGGGGTGGCAGGCGAGCAGGAATTTGCCATGAAGTCCGTAGGCACGAGGACCACGCTGCCCCGCGCTCCACCTCTCTCACGCCGTTGCCCTGGTGACCGCAGCTGCAGCGCAGAGCGTCTGCCCCGCCCCCCCGCAACTATATCCGACGGGACGGCCTCTAGCGACGAGCGAGGGAGCGTTAGCGTCGGTACCGGCACCTGTACCGACCGGCCCACTGAAACGGCCTCCACCACCAACACGGAATGTACCATGGCGGCGCCCAACAACAACAGCCAGCTGGAGTGCGGCAACGCGGCCCTCAGGAGGGAGTGGGAGAGGGAGAGGCAACGAGAACGGGGGAGAGACAGGGACCGGGACCGAGACTGGGACCGGGAGAGGTTGGACAGGGAGCGAGAGCGGGAGAGGAACAGGGAGAGAGAGCGGGAACGGGTGGAGAGAGAGCGACtggagcgagagcgagagagggaacGGGAGAGGGCCCGGGAGAGGGAAAGGGAGAGGATCGAGAGGGAGAAGATCGAAAGGGAGCGGGAGCGAGAACgggaaagagagagggagagggaacGAGAGAGGCTGGAGGGGGAACGGCTGGAACGGGAACGAGAGATGCAGGCCGCCGGTCTGGATGTCTGCGGGAACGTCATGGGCCGAGGAGCGAGCGAGAAGAACAGTGTTGGGGTGAACCAGCATCAGCACCGAGAGAAGATAGCGACCAGAGCCGATGGTGAAAACAACCCAGCGGGTCACAACCCACCCAAGATCATGGCGGTGTCAGGAAAACTGGAGCAG gcaATGCAGAGAGACTCCGGCCTTGTCCGTCCCTCTGCCTTCAAACCGGTGGTTCCAAAGAGTTTCCACTCCATGCAGAACCTTGTGGGCCAGGCAGGTGGGGCCGGGAGCGAGGGCAAAAGCGAGGCGAGGGGCGAAGGATTCTGTGAGGGGAGAGGCGGCAGGAGAGGCAGGGATGGTGGAGGGGGAGAGTCAGGAGAAGTGCCGGAAGCCCTGCTCCTGGACCAGGAAAGCCCGGTGAGGGTCAGCAGAGGTGAGGGAGGGGGAAATCCTAATGAGGTGGTTCAGGGGGGTATGTCCGACTCAGGCAGGAACTCTCTGACCAGCCTGCCAACCTACACGGGGTCGGGATCTGGTTGTGGACCTCCGGCCGTACTGGGGCCGCTAAGTGCTTCCACAAGCCACATCAACAGGTTGGGTATGGCCGGGGCAGCAGCGGGCTTGGACAAGATGGAAAAGCCCGGCTACCAG AACGGGCTTTGTGCCTCAGACAGCGGTCGATCTTCATCGGGGAAGAGCTCCTCATCCTATCAGAGGCTGAGTCACATGAGTGACGCACCGGGACCGTTACGCCCCTCCCCTTCCTCGGATGACATCATTCAGGACCTGGAGGACCGCTTGTGGGAGAAAGAGCAAGAG GTGCAGCACATGCGCCGTAACCTGGACCAAAGTGAAGCCGCAATCATTCAGGTGTTTGAGGAGAAGCAGCGTGTGTGGGAGCGACAGATGGACGAGCTGAGACAGAACTATGCCTCGCGCTTGCAGCAG GTCACACGGCGCGCACAGCGCTCGCAGACCGCCCTGCAGGCCCAGATAACCCGTTTGTCCCAAGACAAGAGAAGACTCCAGGAGGAGATGGCAGCCTTGCTCGCCCAGCGAGAGGAGCTGGAGAGAAAGTGTCTGGACTACAGGAAGGAGCAGGCTGACATATTGCCACGTCTGGAGGAGACCAAGTGGGAG GTGTGTCAGAAGGCCGGCGAGATTTCCCTACTGAAGCAGCAGCTGAGGGAAAGCCAAGCGGAGGTGACGCAGCGGGCCGGAGAGATGGTGGCGCTGAGGGGCCAGCTCAAGGAGCTCAACGCCCAGCTGAGGGAGCAGGAGGAGGCCATGCTGGGACTGAAGGAGTCCTACAGCGCCAAGAGTTTGGAGCTGGAGAAGTGCGAGGGCGACTTGAGAAGGACTCTGTCTGAG GTGTCCATCCTGCGAGAGAAGCTTGGTGTTTTCGAGGCAGAGGTGTTGAGTCTAAAACGAGCCCTGAATGAGGTCAGCAGAGGAGCCGAGGTTGTCATAAGCCCAAACTTAGCTGCTGCGGGCCTCTTACCACCCTGGGGAATCGTCCACTGCCCGCGAACTCCCGGCGATCAATCGACCAGCTCCCTCCCCCCTACGGCCGACACCCTGCTGAGTCTTCAGAGTGACGAAGCCAAAGCCCAGAGGCAGGAGGCTCAGAGGCTTCAACGCGAGGAAGCGCAGTGGCAACAGCAGCAGCGTCAGGACGCGCACGCGCAGCAGGACATGCAGCTGCGGCAGGACGCTCACCTGCGCCACGAAGCCCAACTCCGTCAGGACGCGCACCTCCGCCACGAGGCCCAGTTGCGCCACGAGGCCCAGCTCTGTCAGGAGGCCCAGCAGCGGCAGCAGGACGCTCACTGGGATGAGGCGGGAGAGCTGCGCAGACAGCTGGAGCAGCTGCAGGCCGCCCTGCGCCTCGAACGGCAGCAGCGCGAACGCCAGGCCCTCAACTTCGACCAGGAGCGACACACCTGGCAGGACGAGAAGGAGCGGGTGTTGAAATACCAGGCCCAGTTGCAGCTGAGCTACGTGGAGACCCTGCAGAAGAACCAGGCTTTGGAGAAGCGGATGAGCCAGCTGGGAACCAAACCCAGCACCACGTGCACCGTCCCCACCACCACCGTCACCAACACCTCCCCTTCCTCGTCCTCCGGTTCCCCCCCTCCGCAATCGCTCTCGGCTCTGTCTCCTCAACCACCGCCATCTCTCCCCGGCCCCATCACCCTTACCCTGTCCCCGCCCTGCGAAGACCAGAAGGGCCCGCCTTCTCTCCACCAGCTTGCCCCTCCTTGGGCAGGACCTTCACGCCTGGAGAGGATAGAGTCCACCGAAATTTAA